Proteins encoded in a region of the Micropterus dolomieu isolate WLL.071019.BEF.003 ecotype Adirondacks linkage group LG09, ASM2129224v1, whole genome shotgun sequence genome:
- the chtopa gene encoding chromatin target of PRMT1a, translating to MSAASSQKVVLKSTTKVSLNERFTNMLKNKQPTAVSIRATMQQQHLASARNRRLAQQMENRPSVQAALNHKQSLKQRLGKSNIQARLGRPVGTLMRGGPAGGRGGMRGMTRGGLRGRARGGAMRGALSLRGKRAPTGGPMRGRGAAGRLAMRRGGRHRGGAPGRGGALSRGVARGRGGLRGRGSFAGRGGRGRGRGRGVGRPAVTREQLDNQLDAYMSKTKGHLDAELDAYMAQADPDSME from the exons ATGAGTGCAGCCTCCTCCCAAAAGGTTGTCCTGAAAAGCACCACCAAAGTGTCCCTAAATGAGCG CTTCACTAACATGCTGAAGAACAAGCAGCCCACTGCGGTAAGCATTCGAGCCACCATGCAACAGCAGCATTTGGCCAGTGCCCGTAATCGCCGGCTGGCCCAGCAGATGGAGAACCGGCCTTCGGTGCAAGCTGCTCTGAATCACAAGCAG AGCCTGAAGCAGCGTCTGGGGAAGAGCAACATCCAGGCCAGGCTGGGTCGGCCTGTCGGCACTCTGATGCGTGGAGGACCTGctggaggcagaggaggaatgCGGGGGATGACCAGGGGAGGCCTTAGAGGACGAGCCAGAGGAGGAGCAATGAGGGGAGCCCTGTCCCTGAGAG GGAAGCGAGCACCCACAGGTGGACCCATGCGAGGCCGTGGCGCTGCAGGCCGTCTAGCAATGCGTAGAGGAGGCCGCCACCGTGGAGGAGCACCTGGCAGAGGAGGAGCTCTCTCCCGAGGAGTAGCCAGAG GCCGTGGTGGACTACGTGGGCGTGGCAGTTTTGCTGGTCGAGGCGGGCGTGGCCGTGGGCGGGGCCGAGGTGTCGGCCGACCAGCTGTGACCCGTGAACAACTGGACAACCAGCTGGACGCCTACATGTCAAAGACCAAAGGTCACCTGGATGCTGAACTGGACGCCTACATGGCCCAGGCAGACCCAGACAGCATGGAGTGA